The Sorangiineae bacterium MSr11954 DNA segment TAGGTGGGCGCGGGCGTCGGGGACCTCGGCGATGCACGTGCCGTGGCCGGCGCGTTGATCGAAGACGATCCGGGTGCCCTTGTTTCGGATCTGGCGATCGCGTGGTCGCCGGGTGGCGCGATGGATGAAGAAGGTGTCGGCCTCGACGCGGTCGGTCACCACGCCTTCGCCCAGCCCGTACGCGGCGGCAATCACCGCCTCGCCGTGATCTCCGGTGGAGGGGTTCGCGGTGAAGAGCACTCCACTGACCTCGCTCCGTACGATCTCTTGCACGATGACCGCGGCGTAGGGGATCAGCTCCGCCCCCTGTTTGCGCCGGTAGAGCAGCGCGCGGTCCGAGAAGGCGGAGGCGAAGCAGTCCTTGATGCGCGCGATCAGCTCGGCGCGGGTGACGAAGAGGTAACTGTCCATCTGACCCGCGTAGGAAGCTCGCGAACCATCCTCTCCGACGGCCGAAGAGCGGACGGCGACCCACGTTTCGGTCCCGAAGAGAGAATCGAAGCTCTCCAAGATCCGGCGTTCATCGTCCGCCTCGAGGGGGAGCGCACGGGCCGCTCGGCGCAGCTCGCCCGCGAATGCGATGACCTCGTCGTCGGCGGCCCATGCAAGGGCAGCCAGCCGCGCCGCGAAGCGATGCCGAAGATCGGAGACGAGGTGCTCGAACGCGCGCGTGGTGACGCAAAACCAGCGCGGAACGGGGAGCTCTCGGTGAAGAAGGAGGTCCAGGTTGGCGCCCTTCCCGCCCACCAATCGAGCCGGTAAAGGCGCCTTCTTCTCGCCCGTGCCGCCAATGACGATGCGATCACACGTGTCGTTCATGGGATATCTGTCCGTGTAAGATGCAATGATGATTTAGATGTGAAAAACGGTGTACTGCCGGCTCGCGGCCGCGACGCCATCGAGGAACGTCGGCCCCGCGGTATGGAGCGCCGAGACGGCGCGACGAAAGCCGTAGGCCAGGGCGGCCTCGAAGAAGGGCGCCACCGCCATGGGACGGACCAAACTTCGCCCGCGGACGGAGGGGAGGAGACCTATCGCATACAAAACGACGCGATCGCGCTCCAAAGGGTCGACGTACCCCACATAGAACCCCGCGGTCTTGCCCTCGGCGTCGACGATGAAGCTGCCCAAACCGGGGCGCGATGCCTCGCGCGAAAAAAGAAATGTGAATTTTCGCGCGAATGCCTCGCGCGAGATGTCGGAGAAAGCAAAGTTTTGCCGAAAACAAGCGCTGCCGATGATACGCAATCGCTCGAGTTGCTCGCCCCGGGCGCGTTCCTCGAACGGCTCCAGGTGAAACCCGGGCGGCGCGGGCCTCTCTCGCCGGGCGAGGGCGCGCATTTCGCGCTCGCCGAGATCCCAGCTGCGCCAGTGCGCGAGCGCGGCAAAGCCCGCGCGTGCGAGGCACTCCGGCCACCATGACGCATTGCGGGGCTCCCCGCCGAATGGCGTGTGCTCGAAGCCGCGCGTCATCAGCCGATACCCGCCCCAGATGGACGCATTCAGCGGTGCCCAGATGCGGCGAAGTCCGCGCGCGCGCAGCCACGCGACGGCCGTCTCGAGCGAGGCGCGCACGAGTGCATCGCTGTCTTCCGACGCGGCCGTGAGGTCCCCGATGAAGCCGGCGCCCGCGATCCCCGGCGCGCACCCCGCCGTCAGAGCCACGCGTTCACCGCCGTGACCGGCGCCCACCCGGAGGAATCCCATTTCATCGAGGTGCGTCGTCGTCGAAATAGGCATTAGAACACGCGGCTCTTTACGCCAATCAGCACCAGGACCACATTGAAGACGACGACGTGCACGATGGTGAGCACGCCGAAGGCGAGGCCGGCGATCCGAAGGGTCGGCACATAGAACGCACACATGGAGACGAGAATGCCGAATACGCCGTCCACTTGATCGAGGACCAAGAAGGCGCTTCCGAGCACACCGCTCCCTTTGGCACCCTCGGCAATGGCCAGTTGCCGCTTCAGAAAGCTGTTGGGAAGCTCGCCCACGACGTAGCCGGCGCCGTAGATGCTGCCGTGGAGCCACCACGTCGTGTGCCGGTAATCGACGAAGCCGAGATCGCACAGGGCCGCCGATCGGTGGGAGGCCAGCACCTGAAGCCCAAAGAAGAGCGCCGTGCCGCCGATCATGACGACGAACCCGCGAAAGGTCTTGTGGTCGCCGAACAGCCTCGTTCCTCGCACCCGAAGGCCGCGATCGATGGGCCACGCCAGCGACGGGAAGAGCCGGGCGCGAATGACGATGACCTGCAGAACGCCGGCGGCGATGAGGGGCGCGAGCAGCCAGAGAATACGAAG contains these protein-coding regions:
- a CDS encoding CDP-archaeol synthase, with protein sequence MILLRILWLLAPLIAAGVLQVIVIRARLFPSLAWPIDRGLRVRGTRLFGDHKTFRGFVVMIGGTALFFGLQVLASHRSAALCDLGFVDYRHTTWWLHGSIYGAGYVVGELPNSFLKRQLAIAEGAKGSGVLGSAFLVLDQVDGVFGILVSMCAFYVPTLRIAGLAFGVLTIVHVVVFNVVLVLIGVKSRVF